The DNA region tatgttcaacttttttttagatgGCGCACTTTTGAACGAtttacatattttgaattttgaaactaaaaatgAGGGATCGCAGCTGCCTGAAGTTCTAAGTactcaaatcaagtttttagaTTCTTTAAGGTCGCATGTTGGACATTTGAGTAATATTTTGGTTTCGAGATTGCCATGTTATGATATTAAGTGGAGTAATAGAACTTAATGTTATAATTTTGAGTGAAAATTACTTCCAGGTAGGTATTTttcacgaaataaaaaaatataaatatggaCATCATTTCAGCGTAAAATTGCCCatggtttcagaggaatttgattatATAAAACTGTATTAACAAGAAAATACCTTAATTTGGTATCCGGTcaacgaaaaaaattgcaatttcactttatcaaaacaataccttaaattggtataaaccaaattttgccCTTGCATGatctttaaccctctacaacctaaccccgcctttagacgggcttcgatctaaaaaatcgccaaaaatcaattttccaaccgatttttgatctttaaaaagcattggaaagaagaactcttaaaattttaggaaatttccgggttggaagtttaacttgttttatgtgactttgccaatgtttttaaaaatgtcatttttttaggggtcaactttggctgtgttttttactaatatttcctatattttcagtaaaaagaagtatgcagtaatttttgtagtgtcccagactatgcctctacgcatttttttgcaatttaaatgatgatggtgcgattctatagcagaaaatgtgaaaaacatgcaaaaaattgaaaaagtgactgtaaaaacatgaaaaaattagataggcgaaatgtaattatattaggtggtagagtaggccaaatactaccaaaaacaaacataaactaaacaagataaatgcaaattaaaataataaaaatgaaacaagaaaaacataaaacaagagaagtaaagtttttcgtagaacaaaagttgctcaaaatgacctcctgaacacgggaaaaataaatatttttgaaaaaaaaatttgggcagtagagggttaagacaAATTTCAATGGGTTCAGGAATACCATAtgttggtattgataccagaaaAAGGTATTAATACGCATTTCCTTTGTCATTTACCCCTGCTCGAGTAGGCATAATCTAAATTAAAATACCCAAGATTAAGCGAACAGGTAAATTTCTtgttatttttacgtttttatttTCACAATTTATTTCCTCTGAATCAATCAACTTGCAACATTTCGAAGAAATGACAAACAGATAACCCACTCGATGATGACCCATCGTAACGTTGCTCAACCAGCTGACTGTCGTCAGTCCAGTGTTGTCCTCAATTTGCTGTCATATCTAACATGACTCAGTACGTGTTCTTTGTGGGAACTTCCCCGCAGTTTGTATACACTTAAGCGTATGGCACCGGTTGGACCGCGCGCACGTGAAACATGAAGccacaaacaaaaatatacaaacTAAGAGAGCGCTCGACCGACCACCTTGGCGACCTTCCCGACCCACATTGCGCAGAAAGCGTGCCCTTTTTCCACCAATGTCAACAATTTTCGTATTAGCAGTGTAGCCGCAACAGCGCCGGACCATCGGATGTTTTCTGCAAACGCTTgtggattgcaaaaaaaaagaaaagtaaaacGTGCGGGACGACCTCCCTTCGAGGGTGTCCGATTTCTGCACTCAGTTGAACGAAGAAGCCGAATTgggatttgtttaatttttgaaataataaacgaATCGAGCGTGCTCaccggcgtgccttccgagtgGCGAtgctaaaaaaagtttttttcccatTCCACTGAGTGTACCGTTCCACAAACTAGACCACCACGTTTGACACTCGTAAGAAACTTTATTACAGTACGCTATTCTTCATCGTAAAATTCCGAGTTATATATGAACTTGTCGCAGCTCTCGGTGGGTCGCACGTCGGTCGAAACGACGTACCCGTCGCCGTCCACGCAGAACAGCTGACCGTTCTGGTCCTGCAGGTACTCGTAGTTCCCGTTGCCACCGCAGGACAGCGTAAACGGAATGCCGGCCTCCTGGAAGATCTGGGTATCGCGGGCACAATCTGCAAAAAAATGGTTCAAGAAATAACATTTCTTTCCGTGTTCAACCGATTAGACATCCGGGACACCCGATACCTACTGCAATTAACCGATGAAACCATACTGGAGCGGACCTGGAAGGAGCCGATTTTCTTCCCGTCCCGCCAGGTGCAGTAGACCCTGTTGAGCAAGCAAGGTTTAAACAAATAACAATTACTTGGAAGGTGGTGCCACCGATATCGAATTTCATAACCGCCGTACGTACACTCCGTTTTCGATTTTGTATGCCCCGTACGTCCCGTCGTAGTCGCACCTGACCGCGTTGAACGTGACCCCGATGGTGCCCCGGGTCGCGAACCGCTTCTGGATCGTCTTCTGGGCGAAGGCGGCACTCTCGCACTGCCGCAGGTACGAGTCCCCGTGGAGGGTGGCGTTGTCTTGGGAGTTTTGGGAAGATGGAgagaaaataaatcaatgaatacgaaatttgaggattttagaCTGCGATACCTCTTGCAATTACTTTTCAACCTTTTGTGTCTTTTTGTTTAGAAATCTTCGAAAGTTTTCCATTAAATTCAAGATGCAGAACAatgctttttttcaaagattctcaaaatttcagtgaaataaaaaatatttgttttgagacGGGTTTCTCAAGTTTAAACTTCCCACTTCAAaatttgcatgcaagttgccTAGTTGAATTTACCAAATCCTTTatcaaacgatatttttttatgcaattccgtcgtgaaactacttacttttcctgtcattcttgaacgacgaaatagcctacttttctgtaccaaaaataacagaatcgaatagcaacacttttcaaaataaatgctgaaaagttctacttttcagctctgaaatggatgctgaaaaggtgaacttttcagcacttgtttcgaaaagtaacacttttcaacatttttttgatttaaacaatttattgacaaaatacatgaaaatttgacttaaaatttcactcaatgggtgtttttcggaattgcaaaaaatgttgtatggaactcgttgcaaaacttgattttttcagcactcttcgtatttatccaactcggtgaaccttgttggataaatgtacgactcgtgctgaaaaaatcctctttttgcaacttgttgcataaactactattttcgtcTTAgtcttttaaaaactatttgggAAGTTCAGTAAATTACTTGTACAATAATGTCAAATATGTATTACTCAGTACTGCAAACAGTATCTTCATCTTAAAAATATCTTGATGGTATCTTCACTCGAAATTGTCACCATGGGGAGGAAATCTTGACGTGGTTTTAAACTTTGATATCTGGGACAAAATCTTGAAGGATTGTGAAATAGTAGAACCTTAAATATTTGGTTGACCATCAGTTTTTTCCTGAAAATGCACTTTTGCCACacgttcattttaaattgaagacGTCTTAGTCTTTCAAGATTACTTCGGGCAATGTTGCAAACAATTACATAGCATTGCAAATGTAttcttataaattttgaagctcttttctaaatttcaacATTAAGCCTAATAATCAGAAAtgtccaaaataagtgtttttagcTGATTTAAATCATGAGGCTTTATTTGAAACTTTCATGATtaagaaattctgaaaaaactgtttttttcgtgtagatgagaaaattttaaaatgatttatttgtttattgaaaattagATCAATAGTTTCCAATAATTTGAAAAGGCAGGGCTCATTGGGTAGCacttataaatattattttttcctaattttgatTCTTTGCTTGGCTATGGCAAAGGTCGGAAAATCAaagtaaaaaagaaaattgtagaTAGCTTTCTcacctgtttgatttttttcagagatAGGTGAGGATGATTCTAaattctgagattttttttttgaaaaataacgtGTTAATcgaatttttattctttttttaagtaaaatattcaactaatatttttggattcttttcgagtttttttttaacttgtctGAAATAAAAACATGTCTCAGAGTTTtcacttttgatttttaaatataatgtaaaatttaacgtaaaataaatgttgactTTATTTGACATAATCAAAATATTGACTTTCTAAATAGTACTATTTATattccacacagaaaaaaaagttgaattttgaagtttgaaaatttggttggttgaatattaaaaataaaaacttcatcatcccggtacgagaaccgaactcacgacctctggattggaaacacagcacgccgctagtcgaaacccatcccctaccggtcagtattcccagtgagcatatttactcttttaagggatctgactttaccgagccagacaggaatcgaacccatcaccttccgcttacaaggcgaaactcgtaacctcacggccacggaagctcggcaataTTACCTCTGTTTTTGAGTCATGTTAcctgaaaaatgtgtttaaaaatgtatgtaatgatgtaatattacacttttttttgacacaaaatctgccaaaattacctgatgaatattaccatcattttttttctgtgtacaactttgcccaagacatcaaattgatcagaaaatcccttctcaagttTCGGATTTTCGTTTATTTTCATAGCAATTTTGTACGGACATCCCAAATTTTGTATGTAACTTATATGGGGAAACCAATGATGCAGAATGACTTATACGGACTTAAGGGGTtttatacatgtagaaaatcacaaaaaaatcacgttttttctcgaaacatagagttgatttacgggtgttaccacgatatctcaagacgggatggaccaaattggaaattcggggtgaagactcttaagacgtatcccgtgtgcatgacgaagcccgattttgaaatcttgctttttaaaaaattcaaaaatcaaaaactgacgattttttatatgaaaaccacaaaaatatttttatcttttttttttaaataagttttttgaaaatcggccttcatcttgcacacaggaccggtttaaagagtcttcaccaaaattttgagccaatttggtcaaggcatttttcagatatcgtggcacccgttttttgaaactgctaacttcaaatagctatatctcggcaatgatacaaccgtcttcaaatttgtttttatattagatgaaaatttatattttaaagccctgaaaacagattttcaatgaaattaagtgtgtgctcacagcaacctctgacttttttgtcgttttacatgtatgtaaccccttgagGAATTGATAGACATGGATATTCTCGTCGATTCGATTTGATGTCTTAGGAAATATTGTAGGTTATGATAAGGACTTTTCATAGAAAAATGGTACGGATTGTTTTATTTAGGttttcaaaaccaaaaattcccaaaatatttattttttaatatctaaCATTTTCTGACATGTTAGATATTAAATCCAGTCCTCTTGACAGGAAAGACATCTTTTACGCTAGTgtttaggatggtgcaaaatctggtggttatgacttttttaaataaaatatgttaTGGAGTATAAATATGATcatactaaatttaaaaaaaaccctaaattCTAATATGCAATTTGGAACaataaatgatgcaaaatggcttctattGACACAGGTAAATTATATGTTTcaactaaaacaaaaatatcaatctacaatttaaacaaaaataaccatTGTGATAGTTCAAACAGCTGAATCATACTCACAACACGGCAACAGCTTCCACAGCCCGTCGTGCACCACCGTCGTTCCGATCAGCGGATCACCGCCGTACTCGTCCGCGCACCAGCACACCCCGGAATCGCACTGCAACTCCTCAAAGTTACCATTTTGGGTGCAGTGCAGGGTCACCGTGGTGCGTCCTTCAGCCTCCAGTTTGGCCCGCCGCCGGCTGCACGCTTTGGAAGTGCAAAACAGAGTGCAGGTTGCGTGGTttacattcaaatttggtattggTATTTTCACCGAAATTCTCGTCTTATCGAAAGGTCATTTCACGTTAATGGAATTTTATcgagaaaaagtttaaaaatatgagTGAAGTTTCTACGTTCGATGAAATGAcacattcggcgaaacgacatttcGACGAAATGACCCACTCCCCTTAAAAGGTCTTATCTTGAAGTTGCGTACCACACGTCATGGTGGCCGCGTTTTTGTACCAATCCCAGCCGAACAACCGGCGGCCGTCTTCACTGTAGCAGAAACAGCGCCCCGAAAGTCGATCACCTCGGCACTGCCGGCTGGCGTAGGTTCCGTCCACGTTGCACCGCGGGTACCAGCCGGCccactcctcctcctccttcatgTGGATCGTGTGGAGGCAGGTCGCTGTGTTGGAATTGTACGAGAGATGATTTATTACGCACTCTGATTTGTACCAGCTACGGAAGATGTAGCAAAGTTCTTTCGTAGAAACTCACTCTGATCGTACAGGCACTTCCGGTCGCACTTGAGCCCGGGGGCGCATCGTCGGTTCGGCACGTTCACGTTGCACACCTGCATGTAGCCCTGACCGCCCCGGCACCCGGGACAGCAACCGTCCAGCGAGGCGCCCGAGATGAGAACCTCGCCGGGGGCGCAGTCCGATTGGCGCAACGACGAGATGCACCCGTAGAAGCCATCGCACGATGCGAGTGGCGGTTGGGATTGGGCGAACTTGAAGGTGGTCACCAGGAAAAGTAGCAATAGAGTTGACAGCAAGATCATGCTGGTTGTTTTCGGGGAGAAGTTACGAACTCGACTGGAAAGTGATATCTGAACTACAGTGCTTCAGGGAAAGAATGTTGGTTAAATATTGATAAGAAATTGTAATTGATTTTTCGTGTTCTACCACTCTGCGCACAATGTACCATTTTTATTTCCAATCGGCCACTTGtttattttaatacaatttatgttatatgaatgaaaaaaatgtttcattctaTATGCTTGGAGTCTGTAGTGATTAAGTTTTTTATTGCTTAGTTAAAAATATTAACCTCATAtcttgaaatttcaaacttgaaccCATTTGTGAATTCCAAACTAAAAGATTACCCAACCCCGCGTCTAGGCAGGCTCCGGTCTAAAATATCGCctaaaaattatttgtaaacCAATTCTTGATCTTTAACAGGCATTAGAGTTCTTATAACtcctattttttttgaaatttttaaggttGGAATTTCGACTTGTTTTATATAACTTTGGTAATGTTTTCATAAATGTAATCTTgatgggtcaactttggctctgtctgttttacttttttttttcctattcctatgttttaagtaaaaataaatatgctGTTTTTTTGTGATGTATCAGATTATACCTCAACACATTGTTTTACACTATAAATGATAAAGGTATctttctatagcagaaaatgttaaaacaggcaaaaaattgactgttaaaatattaaaaaaaaactggtcgtaggataagccaaatactatcagactCAAACATCGAATAAACAAGATATGTGCAAgttgaaatacaaaaaatctatttaaaaaaaatataaaataaacaaacgtagaacaaagttgctcaaaataatcTTGTTCAACTTGTTGGTTATAtgcaaatttcgaaaaattgccatgattttattaaaataaataataataattaaggggttacattaatgtaaaaattcagtaaaaatttaaatcgcGAAGTATTTCatgagggtaattctctaccaactcacacgaaatcgggaaatgttgctccgacccctcttcgatttgcgtgaaactttgtgctaaggggtaacttttgtccctgatcacgaatccgaggtccgttttttgatatctcgtgacggaggggcggtacgaccccttccatttttgaacatgcgaaaaagaggtgtttttcaataatttgcagcctaaaatggtgatgagatagaaatttggtgtcaaagggacttttatgtaaaattagacgcccgatttgatggcgtattcagaattccgaaaaaacgtatttttcatcgaaaaaaaaaacacttaaaaaagttttaaaaactctcccattttccgttacttgactgtaatttttttttggaacatgtcattttatgggaaatttaatgtacttttcgaatctacattgactcagaagggtcattttttcatttagaacaaaatttttcattttaaaatttcgtgttttttctaactttgcagggttattttttagagtgtaacaatgttctacaaagttgtagagcagacaattacaaaaattttgatatatatatatagacataaggggtttgctagcattcatgagcgaatgagacTCGCATCCatccagcgagtggcccgaacttgtccctcagcgaacaaatacatcgtgaaaatttttgcctactccgtcgcttgactacactcacacactaccatgctcagcgaagagccattctcacaaaatgctagcgcggcagtctttttgtcttcacgccctcagtttgctatcaatttgattttttctttgtggAAGTTTCTTTAAATGGtttctataatgttatgaaatcaaaataaatgcacaatttaattgataacattgattttaggcaacccaaatcaatgagtataacgcagcgcatcagagaaataATGTGTTCAGTTCAGATTGATCGGCgacgttcggcctgcctgagccgttcggagactgagccgatcagagagagaaggagaataaaaaagagagtgttcgggagcgaatggattgaaagtgacaaacggtaggaattcatcagggcagtatcgcgtcgcctgctatttgtgctcgcaaatggagtggttgattttgagccaTCAGGACCCTTGCGTACCGCccctctgtcacgagatatcaaaaacggattcgtgatcagggacaaaaattacccctaagcacaaagtttcacgcaaatcgaagaggggtcggagcaattggtgtgtgagttggcggagaattacccatgattTGAGTGATTCAAAGTTTAATACGTTGGAAATTTCATGACAATAATTATTCCATATTTGGAATTATTTGATGAttaacttttataaaatttttcaGCAGTTTGagtgttttattgaaaatttatttcttcTTCTTATCATTATTAAAGTTTTGATAGAAAGACCACATTCATGGCGAAAATAATGTTCTTGataaatttggtgaaaattacTCCATAGTTATAGCCATATAaggcaatataaaaaaattgaaattttttaacaagttgttgatattttttaataatcaaaaaaatcaactttaattttttttattttgtagaaattttAATACAAACCCTCATttaatggccaaaataattctcttgataaaattggtcaaaatttcctCATAGCTCTAGCCAtattaatcaaaataaaaagtaaTAATAAATTAGGTTATGGACACTTcgaaaattttcgaacaaattgttgattttcttAGAAAGTatacaataattaaaataaatacatttcACGGCCAAAATATTGctcatgtaaaaaaataaacctaaaaattttcaaattaaaaaaataaaaattgatacaAAGACCACATTTAATGGCCAAAATACTGTCcttgataaaattggtcaaaatttcccCAAAATTCTCGTCATattgatcaaaataaaaaataataaattgggTTATGGACACCTTGACAtcctaatttagtttttttgaattcCAGGTAAGATAATTTCGATGtatcagagattttttttacttcaaataatctaattactaaaaaaaaatcaaaaagttcaaaatagttCCTCATAATAATGAGGTTACTTAATTAAACGTTTTATTGAATTAATATGACCTAATTCTAACTGGATTCattaaaaagaaacaaatttataacttttctttttatattattggcactattggcgtagtgaaaaaaaatcctgcgaaattgaaaaaattctcgattcccgggaaattgtaaATCTCGATGATCAATGATTGTATGATTTTCCATTTGCCATAACTTAAGTTGTTATTGTCTTACTCTTTGGCATTATCTCATAAGACCttatcgaaaacattttttacctAAGTTTTTAGgaagttgttattttttcttctaattTCCGTGGATATGGTTTTCTGATAACAAATTTAGATATTTTATCTGgacttgttattgaaatgacctCTGTTTTGTTATTCCCACCCGCCCGGGGAACTAAAGAAGCACGCCTTACTATTTGAAAAGACACTTTATTAATATTCGGACTGATTACAAAGATAAACCTTATCTGACGACAGCCGGCGATGAAAGAAAATTTCTGGAAGACCTTCTTTATCTAACCAGCtatcattttaagaaaattaaattttacagtaACCGAAGGCCACTAAAATCGATAACTTTAGATGCAAGGAAATCACTAAGGTAGCACATACTGGCTACAGTCATCCTCGGGTGAAACCGCGCTGGCCACCACAAACCCATCCCGATCCACGCAGAACGGTTCCCCGTTGTTGTCCTGCAGCTTGGCATAGTTTCCATTCCCGTCGCACAGCAGTTTCAACTCCAGCCCCGCTCCGGCAAAGATCTTCTGGTCGCGGGCACAATCTGGAAAATTTAGTTATCAGCATAAATTGTGTAACAACGCTACAGTCTATTTTGATTCACGGATGAACgatgaaatttaacttttctaGTAGAGTCATCTAACACTCAAAATCTGCGTTGGTTGGTTCAGGGTTTCGGAATGAATGAACGACTGCAGATGCGAAGAAAACGCATCACAATAAGTCGTATTTCACTGCTGATGAAACTAATCTCGCGCTTCATCATCGTCACGGGGGTAATCTTTACTGCTCGTGGCGGCTTAAACGTCCTATTTGCATAGCTTAAGTAACAGCATGAAAATAGGTAATTAGCTAATTTTTAGGGGGTTTATGGTTGAACAACTtcgatttaacaatttaaatttctgCATTACAAGGTCTTAAAAAATTGtagtaaaaaaccatgaaaaatcttcaaaatttctcgCGAGGTGCGTATACGCCTCAGTTTACTCTTCTTCATTTCACTTTGCCTCGCGCGTCGCGACTCAGCAAAGGCCGTTCAACAGCAGCAGCTGACgcagtttatgtttatgtttggtCGGTCAAGTGAGGAGGCAAAAAGTGAGAGTATACGGCTTTAGTAAACAAGCGGCTCTGGTCTATCGCTGCGGTGTTTGCTGCTGATGTTAGTGTTTACAACTATGGCAGTGAAGTGGAGAGCGGTGATTTACTCGGCGGGTAGTATACTTGTAGGCGATTTTAAGGGGAGGCTTGGAGGAAAAGAAGATTATTGAGTAGGTTTTTGAGCTTTAAAATAGTATAATAGATTTAGTTAGTTTGCAAATATTGTTAAGTAATTTAATTTCAATAcactttcttttaattttaaaggtaAGCGAATTGAATATGTCTAAAAATAATTGGtctaaattgttcaaatttttgtagttgtagttgcATTCAGAAAATGGGATAAAGCGAATATATTATATCTAGATTTACTTACTGCAAGTCATCTGCTTGAGCTTGAGGGTGCTCGTCTGGAACTGTGCAATCCGTTGCCCATCGCGCCATGTGCAATATGCGCTGAAATTGGAATTTTATTACACGTTCTGCGTTTTTTGCTTTCGCAGACTTGGAGTGGGGTAAATTCCATTGTATTAAATTGTAGTAGCACAGCAGCAGCATACACTTACATTCCCCCCTGCACCTCGTACGGCCCGTAACTCCCGTCGTAATCGCACACCACGTCCGCGAGGGCCACCTCGGTGTGACCGTGGACGGTGAACTTTTGCTGGACCAGCTTCTGGGCGGTGGCCGCACTTTCGCACTGTCGCAGGTACCGGTCCCCGTGCTGGGTGCTGTTGTCTGTGTCACATACAAATGGCTCCAGTGAAATGTTCTAATGGATTCATGACCCCCCCGCGAAATGGCCACTTACAGCAGGGTAGCTTGGTCCACATGGACGGTAGCACCGCGGGAACCTGCGGCAGGGGTTGACCCGTTTTTGGTTCAACACACCAGCAGACGCCGCCGTCACACTGAAGCGGTTCAAAGTTTCCATTTGAAGAGCAGTGCAGAGTCACGTCCTGGCGTCCACTGGCTTCCAGGTCGGACCTCAGGCGACTGCAGGCACAGGTCATGTCCGTAGCTCGGCCGCGCCATTCCGAGCCGAAAATTCTACGCCCAGTTGAGGAGTAGCAGAAGCATCGTCCATGAAGCAGATCTCCACGACACTGAACCGGTTGAAAACGGCCCGAACTGTCACATGTTGGCGTCCACGAGACTTCCGGAGGGACGTGTTCCGCCGACAAGCAGCTACCTAAAAACTTCAGCTTAAAATCAGTCTTCAACACCCCAACTAAAAAATAACTCACTAGAATCCAGTTCGCAAGATCCGCTCCTGCACGCCAATCCCGGTAGACACGGACTCGCCGTGCCACATCCCGGTTCGTGGAGTCCCAGCCCTTGGACGCAGCCCGGGCAGCAACCGTCTAGCGAGGCGCTCGGATGCCAGTGACCTTTGGGGCAGTCGACCTGGCCGATACAGCCGAGAGTGCTCGAGCAGGGAACGCTGCTGGTTTGGGCGTTGACGGTGAAGGTCGTAACGATGAGCAACAGCAGAAGATTATCCATTTTGAAACGTTGACGGTCGTAATGAAACTAATAGTTTTTACAAGCTGTCTTTGTGGCTATTGGGTCGACCACTTGAATCGTCCACTTGAGATAT from Culex quinquefasciatus strain JHB chromosome 3, VPISU_Cqui_1.0_pri_paternal, whole genome shotgun sequence includes:
- the LOC6039562 gene encoding uncharacterized protein LOC6039562, with the protein product MILLSTLLLLFLVTTFKFAQSQPPLASCDGFYGCISSLRQSDCAPGEVLISGASLDGCCPGCRGGQGYMQVCNVNVPNRRCAPGLKCDRKCLYDQTTCLHTIHMKEEEEWAGWYPRCNVDGTYASRQCRGDRLSGRCFCYSEDGRRLFGWDWYKNAATMTCACSRRRAKLEAEGRTTVTLHCTQNGNFEELQCDSGVCWCADEYGGDPLIGTTVVHDGLWKLLPCYNATLHGDSYLRQCESAAFAQKTIQKRFATRGTIGVTFNAVRCDYDGTYGAYKIENGVVYCTWRDGKKIGSFQVRSSMVSSVNCNCARDTQIFQEAGIPFTLSCGGNGNYEYLQDQNGQLFCVDGDGYVVSTDVRPTESCDKFIYNSEFYDEE
- the LOC6039563 gene encoding thyroglobulin, with amino-acid sequence MDNLLLLLIVTTFTVNAQTSSVPCSSTLGCIGQVDCPKGHWHPSASLDGCCPGCVQGLGLHEPGCGTASPCLPGLACRSGSCELDSSSCLSAEHVPPEVSWTPTCDSSGRFQPVQCRGDLLHGRCFCYSSTGRRIFGSEWRGRATDMTCACSRLRSDLEASGRQDVTLHCSSNGNFEPLQCDGGVCWCVEPKTGQPLPQVPAVLPSMWTKLPCYNSTQHGDRYLRQCESAATAQKLVQQKFTVHGHTEVALADVVCDYDGSYGPYEVQGGIAYCTWRDGQRIAQFQTSTLKLKQMTCNCARDQKIFAGAGLELKLLCDGNGNYAKLQDNNGEPFCVDRDGFVVASAVSPEDDCSQYVLP